The candidate division KSB1 bacterium region TAGGGTAGGACCGGTCTTCGACGGCTGGAACCGCGCTTCCCAGACTCAGGCCTCCTCCACGCGCATCAATAGTGACCGGGTCATCAACTTGCTGGTGACCCGGTTTCTTTTTGCCTCTCTTCCATATTCAAGCCTCTCCATCCCACGGAGAGGCGTTGTCTTATCATAGCTGACCCACTGGCATGTTCTATACATAAGTATTTTAATAATTTATGTAAATACGATGCGACTTGACAATATGCTGTTTTATTACTAAACTATGTTCAGTGACTGAAACACGATTACCGACCATGTAGTCAATTAAGGTAATCGACGCAGAATTCCGTTAGCTCGCGCAGGCACACACCGAGCTGAGCCTGACGAGAGGCACACATGACCATCGCCGAACGAAAGTCCCGTGAACGCCAGGAAATGCGTTCGCTGATCCTCGAAACTGCGCGCGCCCTCTTTGTCGAGGAAGGCTTCGCCACGGTGTCGATCCGCCGCATTGCCGAAAAGATCGAGTACAGCCCGGCCACGATCTACCTCTATTTCAAGGACAAGGACGAGATTCTCTATGCCGTTCACAATCTCGGCTTCGAGATGCTCATGGAGAAATTCCGCGATACGGCCACGATCTCCGATCCGTTTGAGCGCCTGCAGGCCATCAGCCGCCGCTACCTCGAATTTGCTATCGAGCACCCCGGATACTACGATCTGATGTTCATCATGCGCGGCCCGATTAAGACGATCGAGGAGGGCAGCGACGAATGGAATTACGGCCGCAAGTCCTTTGACTTCTTCAATGCCACGGTTCAGGAATGCGTGGATGCCGGCTACCTGCCCGCCGATTCGCGCGAGATAGCGGCCTTTGCGCTCTGGGGCTACGTACATGGCGTGGCCGCGTTGATTATCCGCCGCCGCTGTCCGATGCTTGATCAGGACAATATCGAAAATATCGCGCTGGCCAGCGGGGACATGCTGAACCAACTTATCGCCGCGCACAAGCAGCGGACCCCGCATTGAGACTTCCGCGCTATTCATGTTGGCCGCTTACTACATCCCTATGAAACGAACTCCACTCATCCGTCTCGCCGCCGGCACCCTGTTGCGCGCGGCGGCTCTCAGCGGCGCGCTGCTGCTCAGCTCGCTGACCGCCCGGGCGCAAGATACGCTGCGGTTGTCCCTCGACTCCGCCATCACGATTGCGCTACAGAATAGCAAGACGCTGCTGATCGCCCGGCAACAATCCGAAGCCGCGCAAGCGGCGGCGCAGGCCGCGCAGACGACGATGCTCCCGACACTTAAGGCAGGCGCATCCTACGCGCGGCTCTCCGATGTACCGGCGTTCGCGGTTACGACGCCCTTTCCCGCGCCGCTGGACAAGATCACGTTGTCGGATCCGATTCTCGATAACTACTCCGCGAAGCTCGCGCTCGAGCAACCGCTGTTCACCGGCGGCAAGCTCAAGGCCGCGGTCGATGCACAGCGCGCCGCCGCCGGGGTCGCCGGCGCGGACCTCCAGACCACGCGAAGCCAACTGATCTATGATGCCCAGAAAGCGTATTGGCAACTCTACAAGGCGACGGAATTCAAAAGCGTCATTGACGATAATCTCGCGACCGTCGAAGCGCACTTGAAGGATGTCCGGAATCTGGTCGAGCAAGGATTAGCAACCACCACCGACGCACTGGCGGTCGAAGTGCAACTCGCAGATGTCCGACTGACGCAAATCGACGCCACCGACAACGTGCGCTTGGCAGCGATCGCGCTCTGCAATCAAGTCGGCTTGCCGCTGAACACTCCGATCAACGTGAGCACGCGGCCCGATCGCGCGGATGACATCGAGATCCCCGTGCGATTCCGGGATGGCGCGGCGCTCGATCAGACCGCACTGGCTCGTCGCGCAGAGCTGAACGCCGCCCAACACCGAATCGAAGCCGGTTCGGCCGGCGTGCGGTTGGCCCGTGCGGGATGGCTGCCGCAATTCGCAGGGGTGGCGAATTTCTCTTATCAGAATCCGAATCAACGCTATCAGCCGCTCACGCATGAGTGGAACGACAGTTGGGATGTGGGTATTGCCGCCACCTGGACGCTCTGGAACTGGGGCGCCACGAAACATCAGACTCGATTGGCGCGCGCCCAACTCGCCCAAGCCGAGACGGCCAGGGCCGCCATGCAGGACGCGATCCGGCTCGAAGTCACCGCCGATCTCCTCCATCTAAACGAAGCCCGGCAGAAGATCTCCGTCGCCGCCGACGGTGCGCGCTTGGCGGAAGAAAACTACCGGGCCACCCGCGAGAAATTCAAAAACGGCCTCGCCCGCAATTCCGAACTCCTGGACGCCGAAGACGATCTGCTGCGCGCGCGCTGGAATCAGACGCAGTCCATCGTTGATTTCCAGGTCGCGATTGCCAGGCTCGACAAGTCAACGGCAGCCACGCGCTGAGGTCGCGCACGCCGTTGCCGCATGACCGATTTCAATCCACAATTCCGATAGGACGCCCCCATGAGCAAGATAAGAACCGCCGGAATCACGATCATTCTGCTGGCCGTGATCGTATTCGTCCTGCTGAGTAACAAGCAACACCTCGCCGCGATCTCCGTGCCCGATGTCCAGCTCACGATTCCGGTCCGCGTGCAGCAGGTGCAGCGCGCGCCGCTGGCCAACCAGGTCTCCCTTGTCGGCATGATCGCCGGGGCGAGCGACGTGACGATCGTGGCCGAAGCCGAGGGCCGGATCACCGCCGTCACGGCCGAGGTCGGCGATCAGGTCCGGGCCGGAGACGTGCTTTTTCAAATCGAAGACGAGTTGAAGCGCGCGGCCTTTGCGACCGCCGAAGTGAATTACGAAAAAGCCCGGCGCGATCTTGAACGCTATCAGAGCCTGCATCTTGACAGTACCGTCTCCGACACGCAGCTCGAGGGCGCGCGGTTGGCCGCCAAAACGGCCGAAGCCGCCTTCATTACGGCCCGCCGGCAACTCGCCGACTGCCGGGTAACGTCGCCGATCGACGGTGTGATCACGGCGCGACCACTCGATCTCGGAACGCGCGTGAAAATCGGCGATGTCGTCGCCAATGTCGTGGATATCGCGAAACTCAAAGTACGGGTCCAAGTTGCCGAAAAGGACGCCTTCCGGCTCAAACCGAAGGATGCGGTCGAAATCCACACGGACGTCTATCGCGATCAGTCATTCCGGGGAGAGATCGCGACCATCAGCGACAAGGCTGATGACGCGCACACGTATGCCGTCGAGATCGCATTGTCGAACAGCGCCGCGCATCCCTTGAAAGCCGGCATGTTCGCGCGCGTGCAGTTCGCGATGGGCGATGTCAACCCGGTGCTGGCAATTCCGCGCGATGCGCTCACCGGCAGCTTGCGCGATCCGCACGTGTATATCATCGACGAGGGCGTGGCCCGGCTGCGAAGCGTCGTCATCGGCGACCAGGCCGGAACCCTGCTGGCGGTCGAGGGCGGTCTGCGCGAAGGCGAAACTGTCGTCACCAGCGGGCAGAACAACTTGCGCGACAGCGCGAATGTCAGTATCGTCGAGTGAGCCGGACCAGACACAAGCAACGTGACTCCGCGGAAACGACACTATGAGTATCACTGAACTATCGATCAAGCGACCGACGCTCGTCATCGTGGGCTTCACGATTCTGATGCTGCTCGGCGCATTTGGATACACGCAGCTCAATTATGAGCTGCTGCCGAAGATTACGCCGCCCGTGATCACGATCACCACGGTCTATCCCGGTGCTTCGCCGAGCGAAGTCGAGAATTCCGTCACGAAGGTGCTCGAGGATGCGGTGTCGGGACTCGACAAGGTGGACGCGCTCTATGCGCAGTCGCAAGAGGGCGCGTCGCTGCTGACCGTGAATTTCGAACAGTCCGCCGACATCGACAAAGCGCTGAGTGACGCCCAACGCGAGATTTCACAGGTCCAATCGCGCTTACCCGACGGCATCAAAGCACCGATCATCGACCGCTTCGCGCTGGACGAATTCCCCGTGCTGCGCGTGGCCATGACCGGCACGCTTCCGGGAACGCAATTCTATCAGTTGCTCAAAGACAAGGTGCAGCCCCGCCTCGCGCGGCTCGCCGGCGTCGGTCAAGTTACGCTGATCGGCGGCGAGGAACGCGAAATCCGGATCGCCCTCGACGCGCAGAAGATTCGCGCCAACAACTTGTCGATCTTGCAGGTCACCCAGGCGATCAAGAGCGCGAATCTCGATATTCCCACCGGCAAGGTCAACGATACCGACGGTGAGTACATCGTCAGGCTCGCGGGAAAATTCGCGAGCGTCGACGATCTGCGCACGCTGGTGGTGGCGGAGGCGCGTGACGGCAGCCGGATTCATCTGGCCGAGATCGCCGAGGTGCACGATGGCACTAAGGAAATTGCGACGTACAGCCGCTTGAATGGCGTGGACGCCGTGACCGTGCAGATCTTCAAGCAGTCGGACGCCAATCAGCTCGAAGTCAGCCGTCTCGCACGGGCGGAACTTGTGAATTTGGAGCAGGACTTCAAAGCGATCGGCCTCAAAGCGGATATTGCGCAAGACGGTTCGACGTTCACGGTGGATGCCGCGAATGCGGTGAAGCAGGACCTCAGCGTAGCGATTCTGCTTGTGGCGCTCGTCATGCTGGCGTTTCTGCACAGTGTGCGCAATTCCCTCATCGTCATGGTCGCGATTCCGGCGTCCCTGATCTCGACGATCTTCGCCATGTTTCTGCTTGGCTATACGCTGAATCTGATGACGTTGCTCGCCATGTCGCTGGTGATCGGAATCCTGGTGGACGACTCCATCGTCGTGCTCGAGAACATCTATCATCACATGGAGAAAGGCGAAGACCGGCGCCAGGCGTCGGTTACCGGGCGCAGCGAGATCGGCTTCGCCGCGCTCGCCATTACCCTG contains the following coding sequences:
- a CDS encoding TetR/AcrR family transcriptional regulator, producing the protein MTIAERKSRERQEMRSLILETARALFVEEGFATVSIRRIAEKIEYSPATIYLYFKDKDEILYAVHNLGFEMLMEKFRDTATISDPFERLQAISRRYLEFAIEHPGYYDLMFIMRGPIKTIEEGSDEWNYGRKSFDFFNATVQECVDAGYLPADSREIAAFALWGYVHGVAALIIRRRCPMLDQDNIENIALASGDMLNQLIAAHKQRTPH
- a CDS encoding TolC family protein — translated: MKRTPLIRLAAGTLLRAAALSGALLLSSLTARAQDTLRLSLDSAITIALQNSKTLLIARQQSEAAQAAAQAAQTTMLPTLKAGASYARLSDVPAFAVTTPFPAPLDKITLSDPILDNYSAKLALEQPLFTGGKLKAAVDAQRAAAGVAGADLQTTRSQLIYDAQKAYWQLYKATEFKSVIDDNLATVEAHLKDVRNLVEQGLATTTDALAVEVQLADVRLTQIDATDNVRLAAIALCNQVGLPLNTPINVSTRPDRADDIEIPVRFRDGAALDQTALARRAELNAAQHRIEAGSAGVRLARAGWLPQFAGVANFSYQNPNQRYQPLTHEWNDSWDVGIAATWTLWNWGATKHQTRLARAQLAQAETARAAMQDAIRLEVTADLLHLNEARQKISVAADGARLAEENYRATREKFKNGLARNSELLDAEDDLLRARWNQTQSIVDFQVAIARLDKSTAATR
- a CDS encoding efflux RND transporter periplasmic adaptor subunit, whose translation is MSKIRTAGITIILLAVIVFVLLSNKQHLAAISVPDVQLTIPVRVQQVQRAPLANQVSLVGMIAGASDVTIVAEAEGRITAVTAEVGDQVRAGDVLFQIEDELKRAAFATAEVNYEKARRDLERYQSLHLDSTVSDTQLEGARLAAKTAEAAFITARRQLADCRVTSPIDGVITARPLDLGTRVKIGDVVANVVDIAKLKVRVQVAEKDAFRLKPKDAVEIHTDVYRDQSFRGEIATISDKADDAHTYAVEIALSNSAAHPLKAGMFARVQFAMGDVNPVLAIPRDALTGSLRDPHVYIIDEGVARLRSVVIGDQAGTLLAVEGGLREGETVVTSGQNNLRDSANVSIVE